A stretch of the Vigna radiata var. radiata cultivar VC1973A chromosome 7, Vradiata_ver6, whole genome shotgun sequence genome encodes the following:
- the LOC106768632 gene encoding auxin response factor 1, which yields MAFSASTHKSAGIHPGAINDDLYKELWHACAGPLVSLPREGERVYYFPQGHMEQLEASIHEGLEQQMPSFNLPSKILCKVVNVHLRAESETDEVYAQITLLPEVDQSEVTSPDDPLTEIPRAKIHSFCKTLTASDTSTHGGFSVLRRHADDCLPPLDMSQQPPWQELVATDLHGNEWHFRHIFRGQPKRHLLTTGWSVFVSSKKLVAGDAFIFLRGENGELRVGVRRVMRQQSNAPSSVISSHSMHLGVLATASHAITTGTLFSVFYKPRTSRSEFIVSVNNYLEAQSHKLSVGMRFKMRFEGDEIPERRFSGTIVGVGDNKSSVWPDSEWRSLKVQWDEPSSILRPDRVSSWELEPHVSTTPANPQPTQRNKRARPLILPSTVPDSSLQGMWKSAAESTSFSYCDPQHGRGLYPSPKFNPSANNFIGFSGNSFVGPPSNKSIYWSNRMESSLESISAIAFKEAGEKRQGTGNGCRLFGIQLLENSNAEGSLQTVSLSGRLGDDRFIPSLDVESDQHSEPSNANRSDIPSVSCDAEKSCLSPQELQSKQIRSCTKVHMQGMAVGRAVDLTRFCGYEDLLIKLEEMFDIKAELCGSIKKWQVVYTDDEDDMMMVGDDPWDEFCSVVRKIFIYTTEEVKKLSPKIGLQVNEKLKSNKQDWEEIFNPEEQSSNVGPSC from the exons ATGGCATTTTCTGCTTCAACTCACAAATCTGCAGGAATTCATCCAG GGGCAATCAATGATGATTTATACAAGGAGTTGTGGCATGCCTGTGCTGGTCCCCTTGTCTCTCTCCCTCGTGAAGGGGAGCGAGTTTATTACTTTCCACAAGGTCACATGGAACAG CTTGAGGCATCGATACACGAGGGATTGGAGCAGCAGATGCCTTCCTTCAATCTGCcttctaaaatattatgtaaagtGGTCAATGTTCATCTTCGG GCTGAATCCGAAACAGATGAAGTATATGCACAAATAACTTTGCTTCCTGAAGTAGAT CAAAGTGAGGTGACGAGCCCTGATGATCCTTTGACTGAAATTCCAAGGGCCAAGATCCATTCATTTTGCAAGACACTTACTGCTTCTGATACCAGTACCCATGGGGGTTTCTCTGTTCTTCGAAGACACGCCGATGATTGTCTGCCTCCATTG GATATGTCACAGCAACCACCATGGCAGGAATTGGTTGCAACTGATTTACACGGGAATGAATGGCATTTTAGACATATTTTTCGAG GGCAACCCAAGCGCCACTTACTTACCACTGGGTGGAGTGTCTTTGTCAGTTCCAAAAAATTAGTGGCTGGTGATGCCTTTATATTCTTAAG GGGTGAAAATGGAGAGCTGCGAGTTGGGGTTAGGAGGGTGATGAGACAGCAGAGCAATGCGCCTTCTTCTGTTATATCTAGTCACAGTATGCATCTAGGTGTTCTGGCCACTGCATCTCATGCCATTACCACTGGAACACTGTTTTCTGTGTTTTACAAGCCCAG AACAAGCCGGTCAGAGTTTATTGTGAGCGTCAACAACTATCTGGAAGCTCAGAGCCATAAACTCTCTGTCGGGATGAGATTCAAAATGAGATTTGAGGGTGATGAAATTCCCGAAAGAAG GTTCAGTGGCACAATCGTGGGTGTTGGAGATAATAAATCATCGGTATGGCCTGATTCCGAGTGGCGATCCTTAAAG GTACAATGGGACGAACCATCGTCAATTTTGCGCCCTGATAGAGTTTCTTCATGGGAATTGGAGCCACATGTCTCTACCACTCCTGCAAACCCGCAGCCAACACAAAGAAACAAGAGGGCACGACCTCTTATTCTACCTTCTACAGTGCCTGATTCTTCTTTGCAAG GGATGTGGAAATCTGCCGCTGAATCTACATCTTTCTCTTATTGTGATCCTCAACATGGACGTGGCCTCTATCCATCACCAAAGTTCAATCCTTCTGCAAATAACTTTATTGGTTTTAGTGGGAATAGCTTTGTGGGACCTCCTTCCAACAAATCAATATATTGGTCTAATAGGATGGAAAGTTCCTTGGAATCAATTTCAGCTATAGCCTTTAAAGAAGCTGGAGAGAAGAGACAAGGCACTGGAAATGGCTGCAGACTCTTTGGGATTCAGCTACTTGAGAATTCTAATGCAGAAGGAAGTCTACAAACAGTCTCTTTATCTGGAAGGCTGGGTGATGATAGGTTTATTCCATCATTAGATGTTGAATCTGATCAGCATTCTGAGCCATCAAATGCCAATCGATCTGATATTCCTTCAGTAAGTTGTGATGCTGAAAAATCATGCCTGTCTCCGCAGGAGTTGCAAAGCAAGCAAATAAGGAGCTGTACAAAG GTTCATATGCAAGGAATGGCTGTTGGGAGGGCTGTGGATTTGACACGATTTTGTGGATACGAAGATCTGCTCATAAAATTAGAAGAGATGTTTGACATCAAGGCTGAGCTGTGTGGGTCCATAAAAAAATGGCAGGTTGTCTACactgatgatgaagatgatatGATGATGGTTGGAGACGATCCATGGGA TGAGTTCTGTAGTGTTGTGAGGAAAATTTTCATCTACACGACAGAGGAGGTGAAGAAGCTCTCCCCGAAAATAGGACTTCAagttaatgaaaaattgaaatcaaacaAGCAGGACTGGGAAGAAATATTCAATCCCGAGGAGCAGTCGTCTAATGTGGGGCCCAGTTGCTAG